From a region of the Arachis ipaensis cultivar K30076 chromosome B09, Araip1.1, whole genome shotgun sequence genome:
- the LOC107618263 gene encoding type IV inositol polyphosphate 5-phosphatase 3, with protein sequence MKQRSTNNPQAFWGSVVMRKWLNMGTNQTDYTADDPDDQNDPDSHSDSDSDSPHSHTNQDFIPRLRRQKSLTSRAQYINNKELRICVGTWNVGGEAPPDDLDIDDWLCINHPADIYVLGFQEIVPLNPGNIFGAEDTRRVPKWENIIRETLNRVRPPATKMKSFSDPPSPSRFKPTADIPDVAEEILLEESDSDIGEEVHPFNEEEGNNVGDIATEESITNADPDLQSQLPSYPRKLNRLNCFRNEDSPAEENINMDTSMLSGSERIGLSWPEQPMHLQPQKVLNKSKTLKTFKSFKTMKSFRTYGSFKPTTMMDDIGFLGEIDLEALMRRKRRSPYVRIVSKQMVGIFITIWVRRNLRKHIQNLKVSTVGVGVMGYIGNKGSISISMSIYQTLFCFICTHLTAGEKEGDELRRNADVREIHHRTHFHSLSDIQLPMNILDHERVIWLGDLNYRINLSYEKTRDLISKKQWSKLFEKDQLAKEMEKGVFGGWSEGQLNFAPTYKYEANSDKYYGEDPKIGRRIPSWCDRILSYGSGLRLISYRREEIKLSDHRPVTATYMAEVEVFSPRKLQKALTFTDAEIENAEVFNNLANWNI encoded by the exons ATGAAGCAACGGTCAACCAACAACCCACAG GCTTTCTGGGGAAGCGTGGTGATGCGCAAATGGCTTAACATGGGAACTAATCAAACTGATTACACTGCTGATGACCCTGATGACCAGAATGATCCTGATTCtcattctgattctgattctgattctccTCATTCTCATACTAATCAag ATTTTATTCCAAGATTAAGGAGGCAAAAGTCATTAACTTCCAGGGCTCAGTACATAAACAACAAGGAACTCAG AATATGTGTTGGGACATGGAATGTTGGAGGAGAAGCTCCCCCTGATGATTTAGACATTGATGATTGGTTATGCATCAACCACCCTGCCGATATCTATGTTCTTGG TTTTCAAGAGATTGTACCTTTGAACCCTGGCAATATCTTTGGTGCTGAAGACACTCGGCGCGTGCCAAAATGGGAAAACATCATCAGAGAAACACTTAACAGAGTTAGGCCACCGGCAACTAAGATGAAATCCTTCAGTGATCCTCCCTCGCCCTCCAGATTCAAGCCAACGGCCGACATCCCGGATGTAGCAGAAGAGATTCTACTTGAGGAAAGTGACAGTGACATCGGCGAAGAAGTTCATCCATTCAATGAAGAAGAAGGCAACAATGTTGGTGACATTGCCACAGAAGAATCCATCACAAATGCTGATCCTGATTTGCAAAGCCAGTTACCTTCTTACCCAAGAAAGCTGAACAGGCTGAACTGTTTTCGCAACGAAGACTCGCCCGCGGAGGAAAACATAAACATGGACACATCAATGCTGAGTGGAAGTGAAAGAATTGGATTGAGTTGGCCAGAGCAACCAATGCATCTGCAGCCACAGAAAGTGTTGAACAAATCAAAGACTTTGAAGACTTTCAAGTCATTTAAGACAATGAAGTCTTTCAGAACTTATGGTTCTTTCAAACCAACAACCATGATGGATGACATAGGTTTTCTTGGTGAGATTGATCTTGAAGCATTGATGAGGAGGAAGAGAAGATCACCCTATGTAAGAATAGTGAGCAAACAGATGGTTGGAATCTTCATCACCATCTGGGTTCGGAGGAATCTGAGGAAACACATTCAGAATTTGAAGGTTTCAACAGTTGGAGTTGGTGTTATGGGATATATTGGTAACAAG GGTTCAATTTCTATCAGCATGTCCATATATCAAACATTGTTTTGTTTTATATGCACACATCTGACTGCTGGTGAAAAAGAAGGGGATGAACTCAGAAGGAATGCTGATGTGCGTGAGATTCATCACAGAACTCATTTTCATTCACTTTCTGATATTCAACTTCCAATGAATATTCTTGATCATGA GAGAGTAATTTGGTTGGGTGATCTGAATTACCGAATCAATTTGTCATATGAGAAAACAAGAGATCTTATCTCAAAAAAACAGTGGTCAAAATTATTTGAGAAAGACCAg CTAGCGAAAGAAATGGAGAAGGGTGTGTTTGGAGGATGGTCAGAAGGACAGTTAAACTTCGCACCAACTTATAAGTATGAGGCTAATTCAGATAAGTACTATGGAGAGGATCCAAAGATAGGAAGACGTATACCATCATG GTGCGATCGCATTCTTTCTTACGGAAGCGGATTGAGATTGATAAGTTATAGAAGAGAAGAGATTAAACTGTCAGATCATAGGCCTGTAACTGCCACATACATGGCTGAGGTTGAGGTGTTCTCTCCAAGAAAGCTACAGAAGGCTTTAACTTTCACTGATGCAGAAATTGAAAATGCAGAAGTCTTCAACAATTTAGCTAATtggaatatttaa